A single region of the Micropterus dolomieu isolate WLL.071019.BEF.003 ecotype Adirondacks linkage group LG18, ASM2129224v1, whole genome shotgun sequence genome encodes:
- the eif4enif1 gene encoding eukaryotic translation initiation factor 4E transporter isoform X1, producing MSGLILAYRVIVRLEAVLHLKPVMENDACAEQKNGDAAVDQVKQPAAMAPYRYTKEELLEIKALPVSNERPMCLSEKYDSDGVWDPEKWHASLYPTSERSSPVEGFKKEYVDDRVPLKRRIPDPRERLKEDDLDVVLSPQRRSFGGGCQGNAALAPHIRRPISPLENKENESLRLGGARRIGSGRIIAARTFEREPRVEKERERERDFKDKRFRRDFGDKRVFSERRRNDSYAEEEPEWFSGGPTSQSETIELIGFDDKILEDDKRRSKRSRKRAESLKEAVECNGGQAEERAVGLQSTADQEVPHPDVLPEQTTGDFDFNEFFNLEKTMPGLASVPASVLQMIEDVLGEGPVSASRFSQWFSSNMSPSGSRSSSLRSTPHEELEKLAGLEPRCTSPSHGPAPYFTPIQSSECREKVDILELLHKAKIDLKPLLSTLSVNKARLRESTNCGAVLSLEEVEGGMKGMKLGTEQQVRKVPPPKRGNGTPFMAEHLEEALTGGTSARPHSRDSDMSAFNKLVSSMKASGTLPTHPKTNTNNQPSDQAMVTVSEAPVPLQQQKNIFQELLGGPAHSGSPTLLGNLLGSSEDPTTCAPLHGLLHKVPSPPLFPQRAPSPDYFNSRLQPAAGFPVGPPTMLPEQFVDVHRSISPGSAAHQQMRALSMPVNQADLEALAFQQDLALHAHHSFQSGYKPPLDKSFRNRLQRINRSPGPGPQPAGRHSPGNTVTSMLSPSFTPTSVIRKMYATKEKSRDEPSSRSETKEEAAAHSQDENSSPNLYLEVMDGNAAQSGGVKASSQTMPSKDQERLRPGSAGHHTPTMVPPGPSSSFPRPIYPVPLLSHVPMVRPPPQLHPNVVQRMLAQGIQPQQLGPALLQAGIFPPHVDLAQLQGLPPALLGQPLYPLSATGHPLLPPRANTPMQLAVMQQQLQQQRQIHPSVPGPQSQSHGPHRTNGSQRHGGSPPLGLAKWFGSDVLEQPLPSMPAKVISVDELEFRP from the exons ATGTCTGGGCTAATATTAGC GTACAGAGTCATTGTTCGGCTGGAAGCTGTTCTGCATCTGAAACCAGTCATGGAGAACGATGCTTGTGCAGAGCAGAAGAATGGCGATGCTGCTGTGGACCAGGTTAAACAGCCAGCAGCCATGGCTCCTTACAGATACACAAAG GAGGAGCTTTTGGAAATAAAAGCATTACCTGTCTCCAATGAGAGGCCGATGTGTCTATCTGAGAAATATGACAG TGATGGTGTCTGGGACCCTGAGAAGTGGCATGCCTCACTGTATCCCACTTCAGAGCGTAGCTCTCCAGTGGAAGGTTTTAAGAAGGAATATGTGGATGATAGAGTTCCTTTGAAACGAAGAATCCCAG ATCCTCGTGAGCGGTTAAAGGAGGATGATCTGGATGTTGTACTGAGCCCGCAGCGACGCAGCTTCGGAGGTGGCTGTCAAGGCAACGCTGCACTTGCACCCCACATCCGTCGCCCAATCAGCCCCCTGGAAAATAAAGAGAATGAGAGTCTCCGTCTAGGAGGGGCACGCAGAATTGGCAGTGGCCGCATAATTGCTGCCCGAACCTTTGAGAGAGAACCCCgtgtggagaaagagagggaacgTGAGAGAGACTTTAAGGATAAAAGATTCAGG AGAGATTTTGGTGACAAGCGTGTGTTTAGTGAAAGGAGAAGGAATGACTCTTATGCAGAGGAGGAGCCAGAGTGGTTCTCTGGGGGTCCCACCAGCCAATCTGAGACAATTGAGCTCATTGGATTCGACGACAAAATCCTGGAAGATGATAAGCGCAGGTCCAAGCGGTCAAGGAAGCGGGCAGAGTCTCTCAAAGAAG CTGTGGAATGTAACGGTGGACAGGCTGAAGAGCGAGCTGTTGGTTTGCAGTCTACTGCTGATCAGGAGGTTCCCCACCCTGATGTTCTGCCTGAGCAGACGACTGGAGACTTTGACTTCAATGAGTTCTTCAATCTGGAGAAGACCATGCCAGGACTGGCCTCT GTGCCTGCTTCTGTCTTGCAGATGATAGAGGACGTTTTGGGAGAGGGCCCTGTATCGGCTAGCCGCTTCAGCCAGTGGTTCTCCAGTAACATGAGCCCATCAGGCAGCCGGTCCAGCAGTCTGAGGTCCACTCCCCATGAGGAGCTGGAAAAACTTGCAG GGCTTGAGCCACGCTGCACTTCCCCTAGCCACGGCCCTGCCCCATATTTCACACCTATTCAATCATCGGAGTGCAGGGAGAAGGTGGACATCCTGGAGCTGCTGCACAAAGCCAAAATAGACCTGAAGCCCCTTCTTTCCACCCTGTCGGTCAACAAGGCTCGGCTACGGGAAAGCA CTAACTGCGGCGCGGTGCTCTCCCTGGAGGAAGTGGAGGGTGGGATGAAGGGGATGAAGCTGGGTACAGAACAACAAGTCCGAAAGGTGCCGCCTCCAAAGAGAGGAAATGGCACGCCCTTCATGGCTGAACATTTAGAGGAGGCTTTAACCGGTGGTACCAGCGCTCGTCCACACTCGCGTGATTCAGACATGTCGGCCTTTAATAAACTGGTCAGCAGCATGAAGGCAAGTGGAACTCTGCCAACTCACCCCAAAACCAACACAAACAAT CAACCTTCAGACCAAGCCATGGTGACTGTGTCTGAAGCTCCAGTGCCACttcaacagcagaaaaacatatttcag GAGCTCTTGGGAGGTCCTGCTCATAGTGGCTCCCCCACACTACTTGGTAATCTGTTGGGCAGCTCTGAGGACCCCACCACCTGTGCCCCTCTTCATGGCCTACTACACAAGGTCCCGTCACCACCTCTCTTTCCACAGAGGGCACCCTCACCTGACTACTTCAATAGTCGTTTGCAACCCGCAGCCG GTTTTCCTGTTGGTCCTCCAACCATGCTGCCAGAACAGTTTGTTGATGTACACAGGTCTATCAGCCCTGGATCTGCTGCACATCAACAG atgAGAGCGCTGTCTATGCCAGTGAATCAAGCAGACCTGGAAGCTCTGGCATTCCAACAAGACCTTGCTCTACATGCCCACCACTCATTCCAGTCTGGCTACAAGCCACCACTGGACAAATCTTTTCGAAATAg ACTGCAGCGTATAAATCGCTCCCCTGGCCCAGGCCCTCAGCCCGCTGGAAGACACTCTCCAGGCAATACTGTCACAAGCATG TTGTCCCCATCATTTACGCCCACATCTGTGATCCGCAAAATGTATGCgacaaaagagaaaagcagagaTGAACCATCAAGTCGTTCtgagaccaaggaggaggcagCGGCACACAGTCAGGATG aaaacagcTCCCCAAATCTATACCTGGAGGTGATGGATGGGAATGCAGCCCAATCTGGGGGAGTAAAGGCCAGCTCACAGACCATGCCAAGCAAGGACCAAGAGCGTCTCAGGCCTGGCTCTGCTGGACACCACACACCCACCATGGTACCTCCAGGACCCTCTTCATCTTTCCCGCGCCCCATCTATCCGGTACCACTGCTGTCCCATGTACCCATGGTGCGCCCTcctccccagctccaccctAATGTGGTTCAACGCATGCTGGCACAGGGCATCCAGCCCCAGCAACTTGGACCTGCTCTTTTGCAAGCAG GTATATTTCCACCACACGTCGACCTTGCACAACTTCAAGGCTTGCCCCCTGCCCTGCTTGGACAACCGCTGTACCCTCTAAGTGCAACAGGGCATCCACTTCTACCTCCCAGAGCAAATACTCCGATGCAGTTAGCAGTAATGCAGCAGCAACTTCAGCAACAGAGACAAA TACATCCAAGCGTCCCAGGCCCTCAGTCACAGAGCCATGGCCCTCACCGGACAAATGGCTCCCAGCGACATGGGGGCAGCCCCCCTCTAGGCCTGGCAAAGTGGTTTGGATCAGATGTGCTAGAACAGCCACTGCCCTCCATGCCGGCCAAGGTCATAAGCGTAGATGAATTGGAGTTCCGGCCATAA
- the eif4enif1 gene encoding eukaryotic translation initiation factor 4E transporter isoform X4 codes for MENDACAEQKNGDAAVDQVKQPAAMAPYRYTKEELLEIKALPVSNERPMCLSEKYDSDGVWDPEKWHASLYPTSERSSPVEGFKKEYVDDRVPLKRRIPDPRERLKEDDLDVVLSPQRRSFGGGCQGNAALAPHIRRPISPLENKENESLRLGGARRIGSGRIIAARTFEREPRVEKERERERDFKDKRFRRDFGDKRVFSERRRNDSYAEEEPEWFSGGPTSQSETIELIGFDDKILEDDKRRSKRSRKRAESLKEAVECNGGQAEERAVGLQSTADQEVPHPDVLPEQTTGDFDFNEFFNLEKTMPGLASVPASVLQMIEDVLGEGPVSASRFSQWFSSNMSPSGSRSSSLRSTPHEELEKLAGLEPRCTSPSHGPAPYFTPIQSSECREKVDILELLHKAKIDLKPLLSTLSVNKARLRESTNCGAVLSLEEVEGGMKGMKLGTEQQVRKVPPPKRGNGTPFMAEHLEEALTGGTSARPHSRDSDMSAFNKLVSSMKASGTLPTHPKTNTNNQPSDQAMVTVSEAPVPLQQQKNIFQELLGGPAHSGSPTLLGNLLGSSEDPTTCAPLHGLLHKVPSPPLFPQRAPSPDYFNSRLQPAAGFPVGPPTMLPEQFVDVHRSISPGSAAHQQMRALSMPVNQADLEALAFQQDLALHAHHSFQSGYKPPLDKSFRNRLQRINRSPGPGPQPAGRHSPGNTVTSMLSPSFTPTSVIRKMYATKEKSRDEPSSRSETKEEAAAHSQDENSSPNLYLEVMDGNAAQSGGVKASSQTMPSKDQERLRPGSAGHHTPTMVPPGPSSSFPRPIYPVPLLSHVPMVRPPPQLHPNVVQRMLAQGIQPQQLGPALLQAGIFPPHVDLAQLQGLPPALLGQPLYPLSATGHPLLPPRANTPMQLAVMQQQLQQQRQIHPSVPGPQSQSHGPHRTNGSQRHGGSPPLGLAKWFGSDVLEQPLPSMPAKVISVDELEFRP; via the exons ATGGAGAACGATGCTTGTGCAGAGCAGAAGAATGGCGATGCTGCTGTGGACCAGGTTAAACAGCCAGCAGCCATGGCTCCTTACAGATACACAAAG GAGGAGCTTTTGGAAATAAAAGCATTACCTGTCTCCAATGAGAGGCCGATGTGTCTATCTGAGAAATATGACAG TGATGGTGTCTGGGACCCTGAGAAGTGGCATGCCTCACTGTATCCCACTTCAGAGCGTAGCTCTCCAGTGGAAGGTTTTAAGAAGGAATATGTGGATGATAGAGTTCCTTTGAAACGAAGAATCCCAG ATCCTCGTGAGCGGTTAAAGGAGGATGATCTGGATGTTGTACTGAGCCCGCAGCGACGCAGCTTCGGAGGTGGCTGTCAAGGCAACGCTGCACTTGCACCCCACATCCGTCGCCCAATCAGCCCCCTGGAAAATAAAGAGAATGAGAGTCTCCGTCTAGGAGGGGCACGCAGAATTGGCAGTGGCCGCATAATTGCTGCCCGAACCTTTGAGAGAGAACCCCgtgtggagaaagagagggaacgTGAGAGAGACTTTAAGGATAAAAGATTCAGG AGAGATTTTGGTGACAAGCGTGTGTTTAGTGAAAGGAGAAGGAATGACTCTTATGCAGAGGAGGAGCCAGAGTGGTTCTCTGGGGGTCCCACCAGCCAATCTGAGACAATTGAGCTCATTGGATTCGACGACAAAATCCTGGAAGATGATAAGCGCAGGTCCAAGCGGTCAAGGAAGCGGGCAGAGTCTCTCAAAGAAG CTGTGGAATGTAACGGTGGACAGGCTGAAGAGCGAGCTGTTGGTTTGCAGTCTACTGCTGATCAGGAGGTTCCCCACCCTGATGTTCTGCCTGAGCAGACGACTGGAGACTTTGACTTCAATGAGTTCTTCAATCTGGAGAAGACCATGCCAGGACTGGCCTCT GTGCCTGCTTCTGTCTTGCAGATGATAGAGGACGTTTTGGGAGAGGGCCCTGTATCGGCTAGCCGCTTCAGCCAGTGGTTCTCCAGTAACATGAGCCCATCAGGCAGCCGGTCCAGCAGTCTGAGGTCCACTCCCCATGAGGAGCTGGAAAAACTTGCAG GGCTTGAGCCACGCTGCACTTCCCCTAGCCACGGCCCTGCCCCATATTTCACACCTATTCAATCATCGGAGTGCAGGGAGAAGGTGGACATCCTGGAGCTGCTGCACAAAGCCAAAATAGACCTGAAGCCCCTTCTTTCCACCCTGTCGGTCAACAAGGCTCGGCTACGGGAAAGCA CTAACTGCGGCGCGGTGCTCTCCCTGGAGGAAGTGGAGGGTGGGATGAAGGGGATGAAGCTGGGTACAGAACAACAAGTCCGAAAGGTGCCGCCTCCAAAGAGAGGAAATGGCACGCCCTTCATGGCTGAACATTTAGAGGAGGCTTTAACCGGTGGTACCAGCGCTCGTCCACACTCGCGTGATTCAGACATGTCGGCCTTTAATAAACTGGTCAGCAGCATGAAGGCAAGTGGAACTCTGCCAACTCACCCCAAAACCAACACAAACAAT CAACCTTCAGACCAAGCCATGGTGACTGTGTCTGAAGCTCCAGTGCCACttcaacagcagaaaaacatatttcag GAGCTCTTGGGAGGTCCTGCTCATAGTGGCTCCCCCACACTACTTGGTAATCTGTTGGGCAGCTCTGAGGACCCCACCACCTGTGCCCCTCTTCATGGCCTACTACACAAGGTCCCGTCACCACCTCTCTTTCCACAGAGGGCACCCTCACCTGACTACTTCAATAGTCGTTTGCAACCCGCAGCCG GTTTTCCTGTTGGTCCTCCAACCATGCTGCCAGAACAGTTTGTTGATGTACACAGGTCTATCAGCCCTGGATCTGCTGCACATCAACAG atgAGAGCGCTGTCTATGCCAGTGAATCAAGCAGACCTGGAAGCTCTGGCATTCCAACAAGACCTTGCTCTACATGCCCACCACTCATTCCAGTCTGGCTACAAGCCACCACTGGACAAATCTTTTCGAAATAg ACTGCAGCGTATAAATCGCTCCCCTGGCCCAGGCCCTCAGCCCGCTGGAAGACACTCTCCAGGCAATACTGTCACAAGCATG TTGTCCCCATCATTTACGCCCACATCTGTGATCCGCAAAATGTATGCgacaaaagagaaaagcagagaTGAACCATCAAGTCGTTCtgagaccaaggaggaggcagCGGCACACAGTCAGGATG aaaacagcTCCCCAAATCTATACCTGGAGGTGATGGATGGGAATGCAGCCCAATCTGGGGGAGTAAAGGCCAGCTCACAGACCATGCCAAGCAAGGACCAAGAGCGTCTCAGGCCTGGCTCTGCTGGACACCACACACCCACCATGGTACCTCCAGGACCCTCTTCATCTTTCCCGCGCCCCATCTATCCGGTACCACTGCTGTCCCATGTACCCATGGTGCGCCCTcctccccagctccaccctAATGTGGTTCAACGCATGCTGGCACAGGGCATCCAGCCCCAGCAACTTGGACCTGCTCTTTTGCAAGCAG GTATATTTCCACCACACGTCGACCTTGCACAACTTCAAGGCTTGCCCCCTGCCCTGCTTGGACAACCGCTGTACCCTCTAAGTGCAACAGGGCATCCACTTCTACCTCCCAGAGCAAATACTCCGATGCAGTTAGCAGTAATGCAGCAGCAACTTCAGCAACAGAGACAAA TACATCCAAGCGTCCCAGGCCCTCAGTCACAGAGCCATGGCCCTCACCGGACAAATGGCTCCCAGCGACATGGGGGCAGCCCCCCTCTAGGCCTGGCAAAGTGGTTTGGATCAGATGTGCTAGAACAGCCACTGCCCTCCATGCCGGCCAAGGTCATAAGCGTAGATGAATTGGAGTTCCGGCCATAA
- the eif4enif1 gene encoding eukaryotic translation initiation factor 4E transporter isoform X3, producing MSGLILAYRVIVRLEAVLHLKPVMENDACAEQKNGDAAVDQVKQPAAMAPYRYTKEELLEIKALPVSNERPMCLSEKYDSDGVWDPEKWHASLYPTSERSSPVEGFKKEYVDDRVPLKRRIPDPRERLKEDDLDVVLSPQRRSFGGGCQGNAALAPHIRRPISPLENKENESLRLGGARRIGSGRIIAARTFEREPRVEKERERERDFKDKRFRRDFGDKRVFSERRRNDSYAEEEPEWFSGGPTSQSETIELIGFDDKILEDDKRRSKRSRKRAESLKEAVECNGGQAEERAVGLQSTADQEVPHPDVLPEQTTGDFDFNEFFNLEKTMPGLASVPASVLQMIEDVLGEGPVSASRFSQWFSSNMSPSGSRSSSLRSTPHEELEKLAGLEPRCTSPSHGPAPYFTPIQSSECREKVDILELLHKAKIDLKPLLSTLSVNKARLRESTNCGAVLSLEEVEGGMKGMKLGTEQQVRKVPPPKRGNGTPFMAEHLEEALTGGTSARPHSRDSDMSAFNKLVSSMKQPSDQAMVTVSEAPVPLQQQKNIFQELLGGPAHSGSPTLLGNLLGSSEDPTTCAPLHGLLHKVPSPPLFPQRAPSPDYFNSRLQPAAGFPVGPPTMLPEQFVDVHRSISPGSAAHQQMRALSMPVNQADLEALAFQQDLALHAHHSFQSGYKPPLDKSFRNRLQRINRSPGPGPQPAGRHSPGNTVTSMLSPSFTPTSVIRKMYATKEKSRDEPSSRSETKEEAAAHSQDENSSPNLYLEVMDGNAAQSGGVKASSQTMPSKDQERLRPGSAGHHTPTMVPPGPSSSFPRPIYPVPLLSHVPMVRPPPQLHPNVVQRMLAQGIQPQQLGPALLQAGIFPPHVDLAQLQGLPPALLGQPLYPLSATGHPLLPPRANTPMQLAVMQQQLQQQRQIHPSVPGPQSQSHGPHRTNGSQRHGGSPPLGLAKWFGSDVLEQPLPSMPAKVISVDELEFRP from the exons ATGTCTGGGCTAATATTAGC GTACAGAGTCATTGTTCGGCTGGAAGCTGTTCTGCATCTGAAACCAGTCATGGAGAACGATGCTTGTGCAGAGCAGAAGAATGGCGATGCTGCTGTGGACCAGGTTAAACAGCCAGCAGCCATGGCTCCTTACAGATACACAAAG GAGGAGCTTTTGGAAATAAAAGCATTACCTGTCTCCAATGAGAGGCCGATGTGTCTATCTGAGAAATATGACAG TGATGGTGTCTGGGACCCTGAGAAGTGGCATGCCTCACTGTATCCCACTTCAGAGCGTAGCTCTCCAGTGGAAGGTTTTAAGAAGGAATATGTGGATGATAGAGTTCCTTTGAAACGAAGAATCCCAG ATCCTCGTGAGCGGTTAAAGGAGGATGATCTGGATGTTGTACTGAGCCCGCAGCGACGCAGCTTCGGAGGTGGCTGTCAAGGCAACGCTGCACTTGCACCCCACATCCGTCGCCCAATCAGCCCCCTGGAAAATAAAGAGAATGAGAGTCTCCGTCTAGGAGGGGCACGCAGAATTGGCAGTGGCCGCATAATTGCTGCCCGAACCTTTGAGAGAGAACCCCgtgtggagaaagagagggaacgTGAGAGAGACTTTAAGGATAAAAGATTCAGG AGAGATTTTGGTGACAAGCGTGTGTTTAGTGAAAGGAGAAGGAATGACTCTTATGCAGAGGAGGAGCCAGAGTGGTTCTCTGGGGGTCCCACCAGCCAATCTGAGACAATTGAGCTCATTGGATTCGACGACAAAATCCTGGAAGATGATAAGCGCAGGTCCAAGCGGTCAAGGAAGCGGGCAGAGTCTCTCAAAGAAG CTGTGGAATGTAACGGTGGACAGGCTGAAGAGCGAGCTGTTGGTTTGCAGTCTACTGCTGATCAGGAGGTTCCCCACCCTGATGTTCTGCCTGAGCAGACGACTGGAGACTTTGACTTCAATGAGTTCTTCAATCTGGAGAAGACCATGCCAGGACTGGCCTCT GTGCCTGCTTCTGTCTTGCAGATGATAGAGGACGTTTTGGGAGAGGGCCCTGTATCGGCTAGCCGCTTCAGCCAGTGGTTCTCCAGTAACATGAGCCCATCAGGCAGCCGGTCCAGCAGTCTGAGGTCCACTCCCCATGAGGAGCTGGAAAAACTTGCAG GGCTTGAGCCACGCTGCACTTCCCCTAGCCACGGCCCTGCCCCATATTTCACACCTATTCAATCATCGGAGTGCAGGGAGAAGGTGGACATCCTGGAGCTGCTGCACAAAGCCAAAATAGACCTGAAGCCCCTTCTTTCCACCCTGTCGGTCAACAAGGCTCGGCTACGGGAAAGCA CTAACTGCGGCGCGGTGCTCTCCCTGGAGGAAGTGGAGGGTGGGATGAAGGGGATGAAGCTGGGTACAGAACAACAAGTCCGAAAGGTGCCGCCTCCAAAGAGAGGAAATGGCACGCCCTTCATGGCTGAACATTTAGAGGAGGCTTTAACCGGTGGTACCAGCGCTCGTCCACACTCGCGTGATTCAGACATGTCGGCCTTTAATAAACTGGTCAGCAGCATGAAG CAACCTTCAGACCAAGCCATGGTGACTGTGTCTGAAGCTCCAGTGCCACttcaacagcagaaaaacatatttcag GAGCTCTTGGGAGGTCCTGCTCATAGTGGCTCCCCCACACTACTTGGTAATCTGTTGGGCAGCTCTGAGGACCCCACCACCTGTGCCCCTCTTCATGGCCTACTACACAAGGTCCCGTCACCACCTCTCTTTCCACAGAGGGCACCCTCACCTGACTACTTCAATAGTCGTTTGCAACCCGCAGCCG GTTTTCCTGTTGGTCCTCCAACCATGCTGCCAGAACAGTTTGTTGATGTACACAGGTCTATCAGCCCTGGATCTGCTGCACATCAACAG atgAGAGCGCTGTCTATGCCAGTGAATCAAGCAGACCTGGAAGCTCTGGCATTCCAACAAGACCTTGCTCTACATGCCCACCACTCATTCCAGTCTGGCTACAAGCCACCACTGGACAAATCTTTTCGAAATAg ACTGCAGCGTATAAATCGCTCCCCTGGCCCAGGCCCTCAGCCCGCTGGAAGACACTCTCCAGGCAATACTGTCACAAGCATG TTGTCCCCATCATTTACGCCCACATCTGTGATCCGCAAAATGTATGCgacaaaagagaaaagcagagaTGAACCATCAAGTCGTTCtgagaccaaggaggaggcagCGGCACACAGTCAGGATG aaaacagcTCCCCAAATCTATACCTGGAGGTGATGGATGGGAATGCAGCCCAATCTGGGGGAGTAAAGGCCAGCTCACAGACCATGCCAAGCAAGGACCAAGAGCGTCTCAGGCCTGGCTCTGCTGGACACCACACACCCACCATGGTACCTCCAGGACCCTCTTCATCTTTCCCGCGCCCCATCTATCCGGTACCACTGCTGTCCCATGTACCCATGGTGCGCCCTcctccccagctccaccctAATGTGGTTCAACGCATGCTGGCACAGGGCATCCAGCCCCAGCAACTTGGACCTGCTCTTTTGCAAGCAG GTATATTTCCACCACACGTCGACCTTGCACAACTTCAAGGCTTGCCCCCTGCCCTGCTTGGACAACCGCTGTACCCTCTAAGTGCAACAGGGCATCCACTTCTACCTCCCAGAGCAAATACTCCGATGCAGTTAGCAGTAATGCAGCAGCAACTTCAGCAACAGAGACAAA TACATCCAAGCGTCCCAGGCCCTCAGTCACAGAGCCATGGCCCTCACCGGACAAATGGCTCCCAGCGACATGGGGGCAGCCCCCCTCTAGGCCTGGCAAAGTGGTTTGGATCAGATGTGCTAGAACAGCCACTGCCCTCCATGCCGGCCAAGGTCATAAGCGTAGATGAATTGGAGTTCCGGCCATAA